The genomic region GGGCAAAGGGGCTGGTGGAGAGATCCACACCAAGCACCAGTTCTGCATTCCACCACACCGCCGCGCCGTAAATCACCGTGTCCACCGCCAAAGTCCACTGCGCCTTGCCCTTGCGGTCCGGCGCGTTCCTGCAGCGGAAATCCAGACTGTCCCACACCTGCGCGCTGCGGCCCCGGTCCAGAAGATCGCTTGCTGTAAAGGTCCGCACATAGGCATTGTTCAGGCTCATGGTCTTCGCCAGCGTGAAATCCAGCCCGAAACCCACATCATCCCAGACCTGAAGGTCCCGGAAGAACCGGTCCGTGACCACCGGGACCACCACCTGCTCCACCTTTCCGGGAATGATCATTCCACCCGGTTTCAGAAAGCGTTTCGCATCCTCCACCGTCTCGATCATCTGCTCCTCAAAGGCATAGTTGCCCAGGGTCTCCGAGACAACCACATCCACCGGCGGCGGATTGTCAAAGG from Pseudomonadota bacterium harbors:
- a CDS encoding 50S ribosomal protein L11 methyltransferase → MPIEYHRTMLADRVRNEAFHRALEKVIRPGQTIVADVGCGTGILGFMAGRLGAREVHLYESGDVMNLCRHLAKANRIERCRFRAGHSTTFDNPPPVDVVVSETLGNYAFEEQMIETVEDAKRFLKPGGMIIPGKVEQVVVPVVTDRFFRDLQVWDDVGFGLDFTLAKTMSLNNAYVRTFTASDLLDRGRSAQVWDSLDFRCRNAPDRKGKAQWTLAVDTVIYGAAVWWNAELVLGVDLSTSPFAPKTHWEQLYFPVLESLEGCRGDTLSVTLSSTSSYDAGTNLCWQFVLERAGGGKAVRQSLDLEKGFLA